In the Halorubrum ruber genome, CCTCGTACAGCTTGTTCGCCGCCCACGGATGGCGGTCGAGCACCTCGTCGCTGAGAACCACCGTGTGCATCGGCGGGAAGATCCCCGTCTCCCTGAAGTAGTCGGCCTCGACGGCGCGGGAGTCCGCGACGACCCGTTCGATCTCGACGTCCGCCAGCCGCTCTCTCTCCCGGCTTAACTGGTCGTGTCGACCGCCGGTGTACCGGCTGTCGAGCGGGGCGGTCGCGAACGCGGCGTCGATTTCCTCCTCGGCGAGCATCGCCGCGAGCGCCGAGGTCGCGCTCCCCTCCCGGTGGTCGTGGACGACGTCGAACCGATCGGGGACCTCGACGGGGACGATGTCCCCCTCGGATTTCGTCGTGTGCCACGTGACCGTTTCGAGGTCGACGTCGTAGCGCTCGGCGGCGATCCCCCGCTGCCAGACCGCGGTCGTCGTCTGCCAGTGGATGAGTCCGACGTCCTTGTGTTCCAGATCCGAGAGGCCGAACTCGTCGTCGGCCCGCCGGTAGATGAACGCGTGACGGAACTTCCGGTAGGGGAACACTGGGATCGCGGTGAAGGGATGGTCCTCGTCGGCGGCCCGGGAGGCGAGGTACGACCCCAGCGACAGCTCGCAGGCGTCGAACTCCCCGTGGCGGACCATCCGTTCGAACCGCTCGGGGTTGTGGTAGTCGACCAGGTGGAGGTCGATCCCCTCGGGCTCGATCTCGCCGGTCCAGAGCGGGCGGGTCCAGTCGTAGTTCGTACACGCGAGCGTGAGGTCGATCGTCATGGGAACTCCTTACGGAGGCGTGCGGGCTCCGTTCGGTTAACCTATCGGTCACTGACAACCGTACACGACGTTTATTATCGCAGTTGGCGAACGGCGAAACATGAGAGACCTCCGCGAGTTCATAACGGCGATCGAAGACCGCGGCCAGCTGGAGCGGGTGCCCGGGGCCGACCTCGACCTAGAGATCGGCGGCGTCTCGTCGCTCGCCCGGCAGGATGCGCTCGACGCCGCGCTGCTGTTCGAGGACATCGAGGGGACGCTTCCCGGCGCACGGGTCCTGACGAACGCCGTCGACACGCCGCTCCAGGTGACGCTGGCGCTGGGCCACGAGCCGACGAACGACATCCGCGAGGCGGTGGTGGCACAGAAGGACCGGACCGCGGACTTAGAGACCCGACCGGTCGAGACCGTCGACGAGGGGCCGGTGTTGGAGAACGTCCAGCGGGGGACGAGGTCGACCTCACGGCGTTCGCCGCGCCGCGGTGGCACGCCCACGACGGCGGGCCCTACATCGGGACCGGCGACGTGGTGATCACCGAACACGCCGAGGAGGACGACCGGAACGCGGGGACCTACCGGGTACAGGTCCACGGCCCTGAGACGGCCACGCTCAACATCCGACCCGGGCGGGACGGTGACCGCCACCGGCAGTCGTACTTCGACCGCGACGAGCCGTTCCCCGCGGTCGTCTCGCTGGGCCACCAGCCGGACCTGTTCATGGCCGCCAACCAGCGGTTCCCCGCCCACGTCGACGAGCTTGAGTACGTGAGCGCGCAGCGCGACAGACCGCTGGAGGTGGTCGAAGGCGAGGCGACCGGGCTCCCGTTCCCGGCCCGGTCCGAACTCGTCATCGAAGGCACCGTTCACCCCGACGCCGAGGAGATAACCGAGGGGCCGTTCGGCGAGTGGACCGGCTACTACGGCGCCGGGGAGACCCAGCAGAAACCGTTCGAGATCGACCGGATCTACCACCGGGACGACCCGATCGTGTTGGCGTACAACAACGTGCCGATGACCGCAACCGCGATGTCGACGATCCGGTCGGGAGCCCAGCTGTGGCACCAGTTAGAGGACGCCGGGATCACCGGGATCGACGAGGTGACGACGATCTTCCCGGGGATCTGGTTCCAGGTCGTCTCGATCGAACAGCAGTACGCCGGCCACAGCACGCAGGTCGGGATGCAGGCCATGTCGCTCCCGTCGGGTGTCTGGGAGGGACGGATCACGATCATCGTCGACGAGGACGTCGACGTGTACGACCTCGCGGAGGTGCTGTGGGCGACCGTCAGCCGGTGCGACCCCGCCGAGGACCTCACGGTGATCGAGAACTGCGTGAGCTCGCGGATCAACCCCCGGATGTCCCCCGAGCAGACGGCCTCCGGCGATCACACGAAGAGCCGGATGCTGATCGACGCGACGAAGCCCTATCACTGGAAGGAGGAGTTCCCCGAGGACACCCGGCTCGATCCCGAGTTAGAGGCCGACCTCAGGGCCGAGTACGCGGAGCTGCTGTCGACCGCCGAGTGACGGTAGGGGGCACGCCTCAGTCGTCGTCCTCGAGCGCCGAGACCACGTCGTCGAGCGGCGTGACGTCGGCGTACCGCAGGTCCATGTCGAACAGCGCCACCTCGTGAGTGGCCGTCGTGACCCCGGCGACGCACTCCTCGGGAACGATCGTCCGGAAGTTGCTCGAGTGGCTGTCGACGACCGTCGCCCGCACGCAACCGCTCGTGTTCGTCCCACAGACGACGAGCGTGTCGATCCCGGAGTGGTGGAGCAGGTTCGAGAGGTGGGTGTCGAAAAAGGCGCTGGCCCGCGGCTTCTCGACGACGTGGTCGCTCTCGGCGGGTTCGACCGCGGGCGGGAACTGATCGAGCTTCTCGACCCACTCCTCGTGGCTCGCCGTCCGCTCCGACCGCTCGGGACCGCGGTCGGTGCCCGGCGCAGCCTTGATCGGAACCGGGTAGCCGTCGGGGAGAGCGCCCCGGCCGGACGGGACGGCGTAGAAGACGGGCACGTCCGCGGCCCGCGCCGTCTCCAGTAGCCGGGCGGTGGACTCGACGACGTCCTCGCCGGTCCGTCGCTCCTCGACGAACGCTACCATCATGTCGACGACGAGGACCGCCGGGTTCTCCCCCCAACCCACCCGGTTCCCGTAGCGCGACTGGGACTCGACGTACTCCCGATCCGACTCCGGAACGATCTCCGGGAGGTACAGCTCCGAGCTCTCGCTGCCCATGCGGGCCCGTCGGACCCCGGATCGAACAACGTGTCGGTTCCGGACGGCTCACTCGTCCGCCGGTCGGAGTTCGAGGACGTAGCCGTCGGGGTCGCGGGCGAGGAACATCCGTCCGCCCCACGGGACCTCCCGCGGCTCGATGAGCGGCTCGCCCGGTTCGTCCTCGAGCGCGGTCGACATCCGCTCGTGGAGCTCGTCGAGCGGCTCGTCGACCCCGAGGACGACGATCCCGCCCTCGCCGCGTCGGCCGCTCGGCGGCGAGAGGCCGAACGGCTCCAGCGTCTCGGGGTCGAAGTCGGCCTGGATCTTCAGCTCGCACGCGCCGGTCTCGTAGGCGACGCTGGCGTCGCCGACCGCCCGCGGCTCCAGTCCGAGGGCCGTCTCGTAGAACTCCCGCGCGGCCCGGAGATCGCCGCTCAACAGGAACAGCTGGCTGAGGTCGGCCATGGTCGACGGATCGTTCGCGCCACTAATAAACGGTCGACAGTCACCACGCGGAGGGAATTCGGCGTAAGTAATTACTGCGAACCGGGCATTCATCACCCACGGAGTTGTTTTCTATCCATGACAGACCGGGTGATCGTCGGCGTCACGGGAGCGACCGGGCAGGCCTACGCGGTCTCCGCGCTCGAACTGTTGGACCGAACGGCCGTCGACGTCCACCTCATCGTCTCGGACGCGGCGAGGGTCACGCTGCGTCAGGAGACCGACTACGCCGTCGGCGACCTGCTGGAGCTCGGCGATGCCGTCCACGACGTCGACAACATCGGGGCGGAGACGGCTAGCGGCTCGTTCCGGACGGCCGGAATGTTGATCACGCCGTGTTCGATGAAGACGCTGGCGGCGATCGCCCACGGCTACAGCGGGAACCTCATCACGCGCTCGGCGGACGTGACGCTCAAGGAACGCCGGCCGCTGGTGTTGATGCCGCGGGAGTCACCGTTCAACCGCATCCACCTCGAGAACATGCTGACCGTGACCGACGCGGGCGGGATCGTCGTCCCGCCGTTCCCTTCGTTCTACCAGCGGCCGGACTCCGTCGAGGAGATGGTCGACACGACGATGAAGCGGGCGCTCTCCCAGCTCGGCGTCGACCTCGACCACGACGAGTGGGACGGCGTCGGCGCCTGAGTCCCTCGGCGGGCGTCGCCGCCGGGAGCGTCACGCAAAGTAGGGCGTATCGAGGTGGTCGGTCGCGAACAGCGTTTCGAGGTCGTACCGCTCGTCGGCGACGCCCTGCTCGTGGGCGTACTCGATCAGCGTCTCCAGCGTCGCGACGTTCTCCTCGGTGAGACCGTACTCCCACGGGTCCTCGCCCATGACCTCGCGCTGTTCGTCGGCGTGGACGTCAGCCCAGACGAACGGGAGGTCGCGGGGACGGTCGAGCGTCGACAGCCCGGTCTCCTTGGCGCGCTCGAAGGCGTCGTAGAGGCTCTGAACGATCCACGGCTCCGCCTCGAGCAGTCGGTCGTCGACGACGATCGCGTGCATGACCGGGAAAATCGACGTCTCGCGGTAGTACTCCTGTTCGACCGACTTGGCGTCGTCGAACAGCCGCTCCGCGTTCGCTCCGTCGAGGTCGATCGGGTGAAAGACCGCGTCGAGCTCGCCGCGTTCGAGCATCTCCGTCAGCACGCCGACCATCGACTGCTGGTGGTCGAGGTACTCGACGTCGTACCGGTCCGGCACGTCGACGTCGACGATCTCCGAGCCGCCGGCGACCCAGTCGATCGACGAGAGGTCGACGCCGTGTCGGTCCGCGAGGATCCCGCGCTGCCAGACGCCGGTCGTCGTCTGCCAGTTGACGATCCCCACCCGCTTGCCGTCGAGGTCGCCGACCGAGTCGACGCTGCCGTCCGCGCGCTTGTACATGTACGAGTGGCGGAACTTGCGGAACGGGAAGACGGGGACCGCCGTGAACGGGTAGCGGTCGGGGTCGCTCCGGCTGGCGAGGTACGTGCCCATCGAGAGCTCGCAGGCGTCGAACTCCCGACCGTGGACCATCCGCGAGAAGCGGGTCGGGTTCGGGTAGTCGACGGTCGTCAGGTCCGCGCCGTCGGGGGTGACGCGGCCGTCCCAGAGCGGTTCGGTCCAGGCGTAATCGTGACAGGCCAGCGTGAGATCGAGGGTCATGCGGTGGAAAACGGACGGCGGGTAGTTCGTCGTTCCGGTCAGCGAGCGAGCGGTCGAGGAGGAGCGCGTGGCGCTCGGCTCACTCCTCGATCTTAAACGCCATGTGGTACGCCGACAGCGGCCTGACCGGATGGTTGTCGAGGTACGACAGGTGCGGGCGGAGCTCGAAGTCCGGCTCGTCCTCCTGGACCTCGAAGAGGCACGGGTAGGCGTCGATGAAGTGCCAGCCCGGCTCGCCGGTCGCCGGGATCTCGAGGCGGACGACCCCGCCGCCGTCGTCGTCGGTGAGCCCGCAGACGTACCCGAGCGGCTTGTTGTCGTACAGGAAGTACGGGGCGTTCTCGTAGACCGGCCAGCCGACGCCGGAGAGCTCGATCTCGATCGTCGTCCCGACGGGGCCGCTGGTCGGCTCGAACGTCTCGATCGACGGCTGCATCATGAACCCGGTGACGGCGACCTCGCGTCCGCCGACCGCGGCGGTGATCGGCCGCGTCGACCCCTCGCCGGTCGGGATCGTGAACTCCGTCTGGAACGCGCCGTCGTCGTCCGTCGTCACCGTCGGCAGCATGTCAGGCTTCGGCTCCGGCGTGATCGGGACCCCCTTGACGCGGTGCCCCTCGTGACGGTACCAGATGAGGTTCACCTCCTCGTTCGGCGGGAAGTTCTCGCCGGTGATGAACGCCGAGGTTCCGGGCTGGCCGGAGGACGGCGAGATCGAGAGCTCGGCGTCGGTGTCCTCGTCGATCTCGGGGTAGTGGATGGAGATCGGGTTCTCGTCGAGCTGCTCGTCGAGCCACGCCGTCCGCGGCTCGGCCTCGGGCTCGGTGACCTCGACGGTCCACTGGGACTGTCGGCCGTCGGCGACCGGGCCGTACGGCGACTGGGTGTTGTTCTGGAGGTACGGGACGCCGCGGTAGTTGCGCCAGACCTGGATCACGTGCTTCCCCGGCGGTCCGACCGCGCGGATGCGAGCGGTGGCGGTCCCGCGGTTCATCACGCCCGTCATGAACCCCATGTCGCCGTTGTCCCACGCGACCTGGTAGTTGTTGGTGACGACGTTCGGGCCGATCCCGTAGCCGGTGACCGTGAAGAAGTCGCCGAGCTCGGCCTCAGTGCGGTCGAGCTCGAAGTGCGGGAGGATCGTGAACGTCGCCGTGGCGACCGTCGAGTCGCCGTCGACGAGCTCGATCCGGTGTTTGCCCCCGTAGTCCTGGGCGACGGTCCACTCCTCGTCGAACGCCCCCGAATCGTCGGTCGCGACGGTGGCGATGGTCTCCGTCCGGGGATGGTACTGCGATCCGACGATCTCGTTGGCCTCAAGGACACCCCATCGGCCCTCCGACGTCTTCCATCTGATCTCGTAGCGCTCGCCGGCGGGCAGGTTCCGGCCCTTGAACACGATCGAGTCGCCCACGTACCCCTCCTGGTCGCTGACGACCAGCGTCCCCGAGGAGTCGCTCCCGCGCTTGTGTCCCTGAAGGGTCTCTTCGAGGTCCGACGATATCGCCGAGTCCTTACTCATACGTTCTCGTACGCGGCCGTCGTTTAATAAATCCAGCCAGACATTCCCAGCCGGTGGAACCCGCCGTTCCCGCCCCGTCCGGCGGGGGACGCCACCCTTGCCGGATCGTTTTCAAGGGGTGAAAAGATAGATTACCCTTATCCAACAGGGTGTTAAATGGTCAGGCATGCCACCGAAAACAGCGTCGTCGAAGCTGTTCGGCTACGATATCGAGTTCACGTACTCCGAGACGTGGATAGCCTACGCGCTGTTGTCGTTGCGGCTGATGATGGGCTGGGTGTTCTTCTACGCCGGGATCGTGAAGGTGATCGATCCGAACTGGAGCGCCCGGCCGTTCCTCGTCAACGTGGACCCGGCGAACCCGCTCGTCGACGTGTGGGCGGCGATGGCCGACTGGGTCTGGCTCCTGACCCCCCTCAATCAGGTCGGCCTGACGCTGGTCGGAATCGCGCTGATCCTCGGCGCATTCTTCCGGTTCAGCGCCCTCTGTGGAGCGCTCATGATGCTGTTCTACTGGGCGGCGTCCTACCCGTTCCCGGACGCGATCTTCATCGACTTCCACCTCATCTACGCGTTCCTGCTGTTCCTCCTCGGAGCGGCGGGCGCCGGTCGGATCATCGGCCTCGACCAGCGGCTCGAGGAGATCGGCTTCGTCCAGAACAACCCGCGGCTCGCCCTTCTGCTCGGGTAGTCGGTCTCGCCCCCGACGAGACCGCGTCACGGGGTGACGACCGCGTAGCAGTTCCCGCTCGACACCTCCGTTTCGAGCGGTTCGAGGGCGCTTTTTTCGAGGTCCGCCTCGAACTCCGACGGCGAGTAGATGTGATAGTACCGGGGGACCGTCTCGCCGCCCGGCAGCGTCCAGTCGACGGTCGTGTCGAACCCCTCGTCGCGATCGAACCGGTCGTGCGCCGTGCTCCACGCGCTGACGAGCGCGACCCCGTCGGGCGCGAGGACGCGTGCCAGTTCGTTCAGGCTCTCGACGCGGGCCGCCCGCGGCGAGAGGTGGTGGAGCGTGGCGACGTAGACGGCGAGGTCGACCGCGTCGTCGCGGACCGGGAGCGCGCCCGCGTCCCCGTGGACGAACGCGGCCGAGTCCGCGAATCCCCGGTCGCGAGCGCGCGCGACCGCCTCGTCGAGCAGGCCGCGGCTGAGGTCGACCCCGACGGCGGCCTCGGCGCGCGCCGCGAGCGCCTCCGTGTGCCGGCCGTTCCCGCAGCCGACGTCGAGCGCGACGGTTCCCGACCGGCCCTCCAGGAACGACTCGACCTCGGGCCACGCGTACTCCCGCGTCTTCGAGAAGTGCGTCGCGATGCGGTCGTACGTCGACTGCGGATCGCCGGGCGACTGCGGGTCCATACCGAGCCCTCGGTCGCGACGCGCTTATGCCGACCGGACCGTCACACGGCGCCGATCGCGACGAACGCGACGAGCGTGAGCGCGAGCAGCACCACGACGTGTTTCACGCCGTCGCGCACCGACCCCTCCCCGAGCTGGCCGGCGACGAGCCCGGAGCAGACCGCCTGGATCGACGCGGCGTGGAAGAACAGCTGCTCGTAGGCGTCGACGTTGATGTCGCCGATCCCGTCCGCGATCCCTCCCGGACCGCCGGGGACGCCGGCCCCCGCGTCCGGGAGGCTCCCGCCCGTCCCCGGGACGCCCGCCGACTCGATGGCGGGGATGAAGGAGACGGACAGCGCCGCGATGATCCCGAGGAAGACGAGGAAGGAGATGTAGATGACGATGAGGTACGTTAACATTACCTGTCGGCGCTCGCGCCGGAGCGACCAGGTCGCGCGCGACTCGTCGGCTGCGATCCGGAGGACGGGCCCGACGTCGCCGCTCGCGCGGATCGCGTTGGTGACGAGCGCGACCGCGCGGGACATCATCGGCGATCGAACGCGGCGTTCGAGGCGGCGCAGCGCGGTCGAGACGTCCGCGCCCCAGTCGACGTCGCGTCGGGTCCGGCGGAGGTCCTCGGTCAACGCCTCGAGGTTCGAGTCGGCGACGCGGCGGACGCTGCCGACCACGGCGGTCCCCGCCTCGTTGACGCTGGCGAGCCGGTCGAGGAAGTCGGGCACCGCGGACTCGATGCGTCGGACCCGACGCTTGCCGAACTCGTAGGCGACCGCGTACGCCGCGAGGACGAACGCCGTCGCGGCGACGATCGGCCCGTCGATCTGGCCGACCATCTCCACGGGCGTCCCGAGCGTGACCGGGAACGCGAAGACGAGCAGCCCGGCGACCGCGACCGGGACCGCGACGAGCAGGACCGTTTGCGGGGAGGCCAGCACCGTCTCGGCCGGCGACGCGATCAGCCGCCGCGCCCAGCGGAGGCGGTCGTAGACGCGGAGCCGCTCGCGGCTCTCGGTCCAGCGGTCCGCGCCGCTCCGGTCTACGGCCCCCCTGTCTGCGTCGCGCCCCGTCGCCGCGCCGCCGTCGAACCGGGCGGCCTCCCCTCTGTCCCCGGGCTCGTCCGTCGCGTGG is a window encoding:
- a CDS encoding VOC family protein encodes the protein MADLSQLFLLSGDLRAAREFYETALGLEPRAVGDASVAYETGACELKIQADFDPETLEPFGLSPPSGRRGEGGIVVLGVDEPLDELHERMSTALEDEPGEPLIEPREVPWGGRMFLARDPDGYVLELRPADE
- a CDS encoding isochorismatase family protein, yielding MGSESSELYLPEIVPESDREYVESQSRYGNRVGWGENPAVLVVDMMVAFVEERRTGEDVVESTARLLETARAADVPVFYAVPSGRGALPDGYPVPIKAAPGTDRGPERSERTASHEEWVEKLDQFPPAVEPAESDHVVEKPRASAFFDTHLSNLLHHSGIDTLVVCGTNTSGCVRATVVDSHSSNFRTIVPEECVAGVTTATHEVALFDMDLRYADVTPLDDVVSALEDDD
- a CDS encoding UbiX family flavin prenyltransferase, which translates into the protein MTDRVIVGVTGATGQAYAVSALELLDRTAVDVHLIVSDAARVTLRQETDYAVGDLLELGDAVHDVDNIGAETASGSFRTAGMLITPCSMKTLAAIAHGYSGNLITRSADVTLKERRPLVLMPRESPFNRIHLENMLTVTDAGGIVVPPFPSFYQRPDSVEEMVDTTMKRALSQLGVDLDHDEWDGVGA
- a CDS encoding class I SAM-dependent methyltransferase; translation: MDPQSPGDPQSTYDRIATHFSKTREYAWPEVESFLEGRSGTVALDVGCGNGRHTEALAARAEAAVGVDLSRGLLDEAVARARDRGFADSAAFVHGDAGALPVRDDAVDLAVYVATLHHLSPRAARVESLNELARVLAPDGVALVSAWSTAHDRFDRDEGFDTTVDWTLPGGETVPRYYHIYSPSEFEADLEKSALEPLETEVSSGNCYAVVTP
- a CDS encoding 4,5-dihydroxyphthalate decarboxylase, encoding MTIDLTLACTNYDWTRPLWTGEIEPEGIDLHLVDYHNPERFERMVRHGEFDACELSLGSYLASRAADEDHPFTAIPVFPYRKFRHAFIYRRADDEFGLSDLEHKDVGLIHWQTTTAVWQRGIAAERYDVDLETVTWHTTKSEGDIVPVEVPDRFDVVHDHREGSATSALAAMLAEEEIDAAFATAPLDSRYTGGRHDQLSRERERLADVEIERVVADSRAVEADYFRETGIFPPMHTVVLSDEVLDRHPWAANKLYEAFERALSTCMDRLTAPRWVPLAWANHYVEHQREVLGENPWEYGLTDRNRTALATLQRYAADHGLIPEPYPLEDLFVESTL
- a CDS encoding DoxX family protein — encoded protein: MPPKTASSKLFGYDIEFTYSETWIAYALLSLRLMMGWVFFYAGIVKVIDPNWSARPFLVNVDPANPLVDVWAAMADWVWLLTPLNQVGLTLVGIALILGAFFRFSALCGALMMLFYWAASYPFPDAIFIDFHLIYAFLLFLLGAAGAGRIIGLDQRLEEIGFVQNNPRLALLLG
- a CDS encoding UbiD family decarboxylase domain-containing protein, with amino-acid sequence MRDLREFITAIEDRGQLERVPGADLDLEIGGVSSLARQDALDAALLFEDIEGTLPGARVLTNAVDTPLQVTLALGHEPTNDIREAVVAQKDRTADLETRPVETVDEGPVLENVQRGTRSTSRRSPRRGGTPTTAGPTSGPATW